One Epinephelus fuscoguttatus linkage group LG10, E.fuscoguttatus.final_Chr_v1 genomic window carries:
- the LOC125895884 gene encoding LOW QUALITY PROTEIN: interferon-induced protein with tetratricopeptide repeats 1-like (The sequence of the model RefSeq protein was modified relative to this genomic sequence to represent the inferred CDS: inserted 1 base in 1 codon) — MMSAAQSQTTLESKLEALQCHFTWDLDPGRPKLLRLRHKLEDIGTKEGNSWLGHIYNLRGFIQYDLGFKEDAQSLFSKAAEAFRQMRNADEGPWLVVNYGNLAWLHHHLGEQAESQAYLSKVDALINKYPSPCQDELHPEMCAEKAWTLMKFSTEXKQLAADYFEKAIRMQPGMVEYTSHVLGLVGAFKHSETGLEADILEKMRLAKEQDPENLYLAVHYLEQCAKKGDRIEDEARELAIRVLRNPVSSYSGIKGLLRVYRHYVSIDEAIDLAEEALENHPDERYLKRCAALCYKWKILFFRDSRPKQSMIDRAISLLKDVISLYPQPSRMKKIDLANIYAKSNYGQAQAEQIYNELLQSDPPDPVDKQMIYNHYAKYLNFERQDRNGSIRYHMKAAAIPQQSYFRGNSIQALERIRDRGRNRMCREIEEFLANLQEL, encoded by the exons ATGATGAG TGCTGCTCAGAGTCAAACAACACTGGAGTCCAAACTGGAGGCCCTGCAGTGCCACTTCACCTGGGATCTGGACCCTGGTAGGCCCAAACTTCTCCGCCTCAGGCACAAGCTAGAGGACATTGGGACCAAGGAGGGAAACAGCTGGCTGGGTCACATTTACAATCTGCGTGGGTTCATTCAGTATGACCTGGGGTTTAAAGAAGATGCCCAGAGTTTGTTCAGCAAGGCTGCAGAGGCCTTCCGCCAGATGAGAAACGCAGATGAAGGTCCCTGGTTAGTGGTGAACTATGGGAACCTGGCTTGGCTGCACCACCACCTGGGAGAACAAGCAGAGAGTCAGGCTTACCTGTCAAAGGTCGATGCCCTGATCAATAAATACCCATCTCCATGCCAGGATGAGCTCCATCCAGAGATGTGTGCTGAAAAAGCCTGGACCCTGATGAAGTTCAGCACAG CAAAGCAGCTGGCTGCAGATTACTTTGAGAAAGCCATCAGGATGCAGCCAGGCATGGTGGAGTACACCAGCCATGTCTTAGGGTTAGTGGGTGCTTTCAAGCACAGTGAAACAGGGCTGGAGGCTGACATCTTGGAGAAGATGAGACTGGCCAAGGAGCAGGATCCAGAGAACTTGTACCTCGCTGTTCACTACCTTGAGCAATGTGCTAAGAAAGGAGACAGAATTGAAGATGAAGCACGTGAGTTGGCCATAAGGGTTTTGAGAAATCCTGTCAGCAGCTACAGCGGTATAAAAGGGTTATTACGAGTTTACAGACACTATGTATCTATTGATGAGGCCATTGATTTGGCAGAGGAGGCTCTGGAAAACCATCCAGATGAGCGTTATCTGAAGAGATGTGCTGCACTCTGCTACAAATGGAAGATCCTTTTCTTCAGGGACAGTCGCCCAAAGCAAAGCATGATAGACAGAGCAATCAGTCTCCTTAAGGACGTGATTTCTCTTTACCCTCAGCCCTCACGTATGAAGAAAATAGACCTTGCAAATATATACGCAAAGTCAAATTACGGCCAGGCTCAAGCTGAGCAGATATACAATGAACTGCTACAAAGTGATCCTCCTGATCCTGTGGACAAACAGATGATTTACAACCACTACGCAAAATACTTAAACTTTGAAAGACAGGATCGTAACGGGTCAATAAGATATCACATGAAGGCAGCAGCGATACCGCAACAATCCTACTTTCGTGGGAACAGCATCCAAGCTCTGGAGAGGATTAGAGACAGAGGCAGGAACCGCATGTGTAGAGAAATAGAGGAGTTTCTGGCAAACCTGCAAGAGCTTTAG